DNA from Bacteroidia bacterium:
AGTTTGGTTTTGGCCTTTGAGCCGCGCGCCCCACCCCCCCCCCCCCCGCGCCGGCCCGCCCCCCCCGACCCTTGCGTCAGCAAGGGGCACGCCCAAAAAAATTAAATTCTTTACAAAAACTTTCTAATCGTATTTTTGCACCACTTATCTGCTTTTGACAAAAATATTGAACACTTTCTTTGCAGGTTCAGATAAAGTAACTATTTTTGGAACGTTAATACCAAGCAGTATGGAAATTTCACAAGTATCTGAATTTGGAAAAATTTTGATTTTTATCATTGGCGGAATTGTATTTGTGGCCGCAGGCATGCTTACAGCCAGCTTAATTGCCCCTAAACGACCTAACCCTGAAAAGCTTACTTCTTATGAGTGCGGAGAGGAAGCCGTAGGCAGCTCTTGGGTACAGTTCAATATGCGATTTTATGTAGTTGCCCTTATTTTCATCATTTTTGATGTAGAGATACTTTTTATAGTACCTTGGGCGGTCATATTTAGTAATAAAGACTTGGTTGCAAACGTACCTAATTGGACGCCCATAGTAGTAGGCGAAATGTTTTTCTTCATAAGCGTACTCTTTTTGGGCTTAGTCTATGCTTGGGTAAAAGGGGATTTATCTTGGGTAAAACCTCAAATTTTAGAACCCGAAGTGGATGTCAAAATTCCACGCTCTGTATATGACAAAATCAATCAAAAAACCTATAAGCCCCAACCTTTCACGCCACCTGTAAGAAAAACACCTGTGGTAGAAACCGTTTCAGAAACAGTAAGTACGCCCACAGATACTCCACAAACCAACACTGAGCCTTCATCTAATGACAATGCTACTACTACCACAACCAAAGCACCCATACGCCGCAAACCAATTATCAAAAAAGAAGGTGAATAATCTAAACCAAAAAAATTGTATCTTTGCTATGAGCAATGTCAATGGTTGATTATGAAACTATCCGCCGTTATTTGTTGTGGGTTTGCGTTTCTGCGTGCGTTTGTTAGTTACAGCCAAAATGCACTTTCCTATTTTGAAGAACGCATAGGAACACCTAACGCCTACGAGGATGGTATAGCTTACTACATAAATAACCAAGTGCAAGTAAAAGTAGTAAGCTTGCAGAATCATTTAAGTCAAACAAACTTTTACATTCGCCAAGCACAGAATGACTACAAATTAACGGCTACTCCGTTGTTGAAGGAAGCACCAAAAGATAACTACATGATTGTTCCCCTTATTCAAGCTACGTATTTACGCA
Protein-coding regions in this window:
- the ndhC gene encoding NADH-quinone oxidoreductase subunit A; the protein is MTKILNTFFAGSDKVTIFGTLIPSSMEISQVSEFGKILIFIIGGIVFVAAGMLTASLIAPKRPNPEKLTSYECGEEAVGSSWVQFNMRFYVVALIFIIFDVEILFIVPWAVIFSNKDLVANVPNWTPIVVGEMFFFISVLFLGLVYAWVKGDLSWVKPQILEPEVDVKIPRSVYDKINQKTYKPQPFTPPVRKTPVVETVSETVSTPTDTPQTNTEPSSNDNATTTTTKAPIRRKPIIKKEGE